The following coding sequences lie in one Chryseobacterium culicis genomic window:
- a CDS encoding WG repeat-containing protein: protein MKKLVFVLCSVVCTAQTNQYMKVILSKKTEKEVSSYSEGYGIFYDTGYKKQGIVDSLGTITFESPYKGGILHVFKNRFIRYFDEGNSRKSAIIDEKGNELIPLNDQEFNTPWWSEDCIISSKKNGEAVYDFNGKEIIPYSEKIRFSGKNRLLVSKDKKWLLYDFKGKQLSTREFKEDYSFEEGRALIINEDNENEIIGINGQTLHKFSKQIININAYPYLISQNKATGKYGLIDTDGNTIAEEIYNDITPEYFGKKEYIYLTKNGKTTVFNKKDQKLYAQTFKYLNPLLSNYFSVYNDKTRKSGIIDLEGNIILPQEYDFIRSFTISGKDFIYLKKGNEEKFLDKDLKNIVGDGVQIFGFYPDNLIIGKEEKYYKFSVTGQSLMELKNISQIKNEDFEYFNPLNQYSKPLVCRNTANFYGILDGKGAEIVPFVYEDIITFGNAENEIVVKKEGKFGVSNFQNEPLKEIIYDKYFWQKEVLRLDKSKKTDFIYFTRFKNNSVQL, encoded by the coding sequence TTGAAAAAACTAGTTTTTGTATTATGTTCTGTAGTCTGTACAGCACAGACTAATCAGTATATGAAAGTGATCCTGTCTAAAAAGACGGAAAAAGAGGTCAGTTCCTATTCGGAAGGGTATGGAATATTCTATGATACCGGTTATAAGAAGCAGGGAATTGTAGACTCTTTGGGAACGATTACATTTGAGTCTCCTTACAAAGGAGGTATTTTGCATGTTTTTAAAAACCGGTTTATTCGGTATTTTGATGAAGGGAACAGCAGAAAATCGGCTATTATTGATGAAAAAGGGAATGAACTTATCCCTTTGAATGATCAGGAGTTTAATACACCCTGGTGGAGTGAAGATTGTATCATTTCATCAAAAAAGAATGGAGAAGCCGTCTATGATTTTAACGGAAAGGAAATCATTCCTTATTCTGAAAAGATCCGTTTTTCAGGGAAGAACAGACTTTTGGTTTCAAAAGATAAAAAATGGCTGCTGTATGACTTTAAAGGAAAGCAGCTCAGCACCCGTGAATTTAAAGAAGATTATAGTTTTGAAGAGGGCAGAGCACTGATCATTAATGAAGACAATGAAAACGAAATCATTGGAATTAATGGACAGACTTTGCATAAGTTTTCTAAACAGATCATCAATATCAATGCCTATCCTTATCTGATTAGTCAAAATAAAGCTACAGGAAAATATGGTTTGATTGATACTGATGGAAATACAATTGCCGAAGAAATATATAATGATATCACCCCGGAATATTTTGGAAAAAAGGAATATATCTATCTTACAAAAAATGGTAAAACCACAGTTTTCAATAAGAAAGACCAAAAACTGTATGCACAGACTTTTAAGTATTTAAATCCTTTATTGAGCAATTATTTCAGTGTTTACAATGATAAGACCAGGAAATCCGGCATTATAGATCTGGAAGGAAATATTATTCTTCCTCAGGAATATGATTTTATCAGAAGTTTTACCATTTCCGGAAAAGACTTTATCTACCTTAAAAAAGGAAATGAAGAGAAATTTCTCGATAAAGACCTTAAAAATATTGTAGGAGATGGCGTTCAGATTTTTGGTTTTTATCCTGATAATCTTATTATTGGAAAGGAAGAAAAGTATTATAAATTTTCTGTGACAGGACAATCCTTGATGGAATTGAAAAATATCAGCCAGATAAAAAATGAGGATTTTGAATATTTTAATCCTCTTAATCAGTATTCAAAACCTTTGGTTTGCAGAAATACAGCAAATTTTTATGGTATCCTGGATGGAAAAGGAGCCGAAATTGTCCCTTTTGTTTACGAAGATATTATAACATTTGGAAACGCTGAAAATGAAATTGTAGTTAAAAAAGAAGGAAAATTCGGAGTTTCAAACTTTCAGAATGAGCCTCTGAAAGAAATTATTTATGATAAATATTTCTGGCAGAAAGAGGTATTGAGATTGGATAAAAGTAAAAAAACGGACTTTATTTATTTCACCAGATTTAAAAATAATTCCGTTCAGCTTTAA
- the fabG gene encoding 3-oxoacyl-[acyl-carrier-protein] reductase: MKILEGKVALITGATRGIGKGIAEMFAQQGAKVAFTYAGSVDKAKELEAALSSVTQIKGYQSDASDYDAAQQLVEEVMAEFGQIDILVNNAGITKDNLLLRMSKEDWDKVIKVNLDSVFNLTKAVIKPMMKARSGSIINMTSVVGVKGNAGQANYAASKAGVIGFTKSVALELGSRNIRCNAIAPGFIETEMTAVLDEKTVQGWREEIPMKRGGQPADIANACVFLGSEMSAYITGQTLNVDGGMLT; encoded by the coding sequence ATGAAAATATTAGAAGGAAAAGTAGCACTAATTACCGGAGCTACAAGAGGAATCGGTAAAGGTATCGCTGAAATGTTTGCTCAGCAAGGGGCAAAAGTAGCATTTACCTACGCTGGCTCTGTAGACAAAGCAAAAGAATTAGAAGCAGCTTTAAGTTCTGTAACCCAAATTAAGGGATATCAGTCTGACGCATCAGATTATGATGCTGCTCAGCAATTGGTGGAAGAAGTAATGGCGGAGTTCGGGCAGATTGATATTTTGGTAAACAATGCAGGGATTACAAAAGATAACCTGTTATTGAGAATGTCCAAAGAAGATTGGGATAAAGTAATCAAAGTAAACTTAGATTCAGTTTTCAACCTTACAAAAGCGGTAATCAAGCCGATGATGAAGGCTAGATCAGGATCTATCATCAATATGACTTCTGTAGTAGGGGTAAAAGGAAATGCCGGACAAGCCAACTATGCAGCTTCTAAAGCTGGGGTAATCGGGTTTACAAAATCTGTGGCACTGGAATTAGGATCAAGAAATATCAGATGTAATGCGATTGCTCCTGGATTTATTGAAACGGAAATGACTGCTGTTCTGGATGAAAAAACAGTTCAGGGATGGAGAGAGGAAATTCCGATGAAGAGAGGAGGGCAGCCTGCAGATATCGCAAATGCATGTGTATTCTTAGGCAGCGAAATGTCAGCATACATTACCGGACAGACATTAAATGTTGACGGTGGAATGTTAACTTAG
- a CDS encoding DUF6056 family protein, translating into MKKVQNIVVFLSVLISVGLAYISFFNVYQTDDYFWSYTTRKFGLLKSFINTYTQWGGRYFGYSINMFNPVFYDPNNILPKIYPVFLMLSFIGVSALNFKEYFGYSLKESIKKGFLLFFFYTMLLVSLPEHYFWITGSNVYFVPVILSGILLYIFKKREDTGRKIWLYLSVFLIIILMGSNEILALILEGLLLVSYYQKRNRENLFLVLLGTLFLLVCFLAPGNFNRMGEEEKGMVIWLKRIALFGADTIYVGLKVMMVLPLFIKVFEEELKKISTQITFQKACLFWSVSLLPLLFTSYILTSIARQFESILFYFLITFSLIIFFRFEKIKKVWWISLCIVFLPELKIFPEKYAYFNIDFNGENIIMELFTTDLKKYEREMNERVDIIKNSSQDSVVVDKIKEVPRILYIDEMASVKEQETYVNDQLQKYFNKKYIRTKE; encoded by the coding sequence ATGAAAAAAGTACAGAATATAGTAGTATTCTTGTCGGTTTTAATAAGCGTCGGTCTGGCATACATTAGTTTTTTTAATGTATATCAGACCGATGATTATTTCTGGTCCTATACTACCAGAAAATTTGGGCTGCTAAAAAGCTTTATAAATACCTATACACAATGGGGCGGAAGGTATTTCGGGTATTCTATCAATATGTTTAACCCTGTCTTTTACGACCCTAATAATATTCTTCCGAAAATATATCCTGTTTTTTTAATGCTGTCCTTTATTGGAGTTTCAGCATTAAACTTTAAAGAATATTTCGGCTATTCTTTGAAAGAGTCCATTAAAAAAGGATTCCTTCTGTTTTTCTTTTATACAATGCTTCTGGTAAGTCTTCCGGAGCACTATTTCTGGATCACGGGATCCAATGTATATTTCGTTCCTGTTATCTTATCAGGGATTTTACTCTATATTTTTAAAAAAAGAGAAGATACGGGACGGAAAATATGGCTTTATCTTTCGGTTTTTCTTATCATCATTCTGATGGGTTCCAATGAAATCCTGGCATTAATTCTTGAAGGACTTTTGCTAGTCTCCTATTATCAGAAACGCAATAGAGAAAATTTATTTTTGGTGCTGTTAGGAACTTTATTTTTACTTGTATGTTTTCTTGCCCCGGGAAATTTCAACAGAATGGGAGAGGAGGAAAAAGGAATGGTAATATGGCTGAAAAGGATTGCTCTTTTTGGTGCTGATACCATATATGTAGGATTGAAAGTGATGATGGTACTTCCATTATTTATAAAGGTTTTTGAAGAAGAACTTAAAAAAATCTCTACTCAGATAACATTTCAAAAAGCATGTCTATTCTGGTCGGTTTCATTGCTTCCTTTATTATTTACAAGCTATATTCTTACTTCTATTGCAAGACAGTTTGAAAGCATTCTCTTCTATTTTTTAATTACTTTTTCACTGATTATCTTCTTTAGATTTGAAAAAATTAAAAAGGTTTGGTGGATTTCTCTCTGTATTGTGTTTCTTCCTGAGCTTAAAATTTTCCCGGAGAAATATGCTTATTTTAACATTGATTTTAATGGTGAAAATATAATAATGGAGCTTTTTACTACAGATCTTAAGAAGTATGAAAGAGAGATGAATGAAAGAGTTGATATAATTAAAAATTCTTCACAGGATTCTGTGGTGGTAGATAAGATCAAAGAAGTTCCGAGAATTTTATATATCGATGAAATGGCTTCTGTAAAAGAGCAGGAAACCTATGTAAATGACCAGCTTCAAAAATATTTCAATAAAAAATATATCCGAACAAAAGAATAA
- a CDS encoding GMP reductase, translating into MRIEYDIKLGFKDVMFRPKRSTLKSRSEVDLQREFTFKHTKKKWTGVPVIAANMDTVGTFEMAVELAKEKIITAVHKHYTPDEWSLFLESQPESIHQYIALSTGTGKADEEKIKHILEKHPKIEFLCIDVANGYSEHFVGFVKKARANFPDKIIIAGNVVTGEMVEELLLVGADIIKVGIGPGSVCTTRVKTGVGYPQLSAIIECSDAAHGLGGHIIADGGCKVPGDVAKAFGGGADFVMLGGMFAGHDESGGEMIEENGKKYRLFYGMSSKTAMDKHSGGVAEYRASEGKTVKVAYKGPVSETVKDILGGVRSTCTYVGASKLKELSKRTTFIRVQEQENQVFKD; encoded by the coding sequence ATGCGTATAGAATATGACATAAAACTGGGTTTCAAGGATGTAATGTTCCGCCCTAAACGTTCTACTTTAAAATCCCGTTCAGAAGTTGATTTACAAAGAGAATTTACCTTTAAACATACGAAGAAAAAATGGACAGGAGTTCCTGTAATTGCAGCCAACATGGATACGGTAGGAACTTTTGAAATGGCCGTTGAGCTGGCAAAGGAAAAAATTATTACAGCGGTTCACAAGCATTATACTCCTGATGAATGGAGTCTGTTTCTGGAAAGCCAGCCTGAAAGTATTCATCAGTATATTGCTTTGAGTACAGGAACAGGAAAAGCAGATGAAGAAAAAATAAAACATATCCTCGAAAAGCATCCAAAAATTGAGTTTCTCTGCATAGATGTAGCCAATGGCTATTCCGAGCATTTCGTTGGATTTGTGAAGAAGGCAAGGGCTAATTTCCCGGATAAAATTATTATCGCAGGAAATGTGGTTACCGGAGAAATGGTGGAAGAACTTCTTTTAGTGGGTGCAGACATCATAAAAGTAGGTATTGGCCCTGGATCAGTGTGTACAACCAGAGTAAAAACAGGAGTAGGATATCCTCAGCTTTCGGCTATTATTGAGTGTTCTGATGCTGCTCATGGTTTGGGAGGTCATATCATTGCAGATGGAGGATGTAAAGTTCCTGGTGATGTAGCAAAGGCTTTCGGTGGCGGGGCAGATTTCGTAATGCTGGGCGGAATGTTTGCCGGTCACGACGAAAGCGGCGGAGAGATGATTGAAGAAAACGGTAAAAAATACCGTCTTTTCTATGGGATGAGTTCTAAAACCGCAATGGACAAGCATTCCGGAGGTGTAGCAGAATACCGTGCTTCTGAAGGGAAAACTGTAAAAGTGGCTTATAAAGGTCCGGTTTCAGAAACTGTAAAGGATATTTTAGGAGGAGTAAGATCCACGTGTACGTATGTAGGGGCTTCAAAGCTTAAAGAGCTTTCCAAGAGAACTACTTTTATCAGAGTTCAGGAACAGGAAAACCAGGTTTTTAAGGACTAG
- the surE gene encoding 5'/3'-nucleotidase SurE yields MERPLILVTNDDGITAPGIRNLVNFMNEIGEVVVVAPNSPQSGKGHAITINSTLSYEEVTLEGPQTDFSCSGTPVDCVKMALDKILTRRPDIVVSGINHGANSSINVIYSGTMSAAVEAGVEGIPAIGFSLLDFSWEADFSQAKEFIQNIVRRTLENPMPKGIVLNVNIPKLSKEEIKGVKVCKQAHAKWEESFDERINPHGKKYYWLTGYFNNMDDSEDADETALANGYISIVPVKFDLTAYEYMKTLEEVMTFEGIKEAK; encoded by the coding sequence ATGGAAAGACCGCTTATTCTGGTTACTAATGATGATGGAATTACAGCTCCTGGTATCAGAAATCTTGTAAATTTTATGAATGAAATCGGAGAAGTAGTTGTTGTAGCCCCCAACTCTCCTCAAAGTGGAAAAGGCCACGCTATTACCATTAATTCTACCCTCAGCTACGAAGAAGTTACGCTGGAAGGCCCGCAGACAGATTTTTCCTGCAGCGGAACTCCGGTAGACTGTGTAAAAATGGCTCTTGATAAAATTCTAACGAGAAGACCTGACATTGTAGTTTCCGGAATCAATCACGGAGCAAATTCTTCTATCAATGTGATTTATTCGGGGACAATGTCTGCTGCTGTAGAAGCAGGTGTAGAAGGAATTCCTGCGATTGGATTTTCATTACTGGATTTCAGCTGGGAAGCTGATTTTAGCCAAGCTAAAGAATTTATTCAGAATATCGTAAGAAGAACCCTGGAAAATCCAATGCCAAAAGGAATTGTATTGAATGTCAATATTCCTAAGCTTTCGAAAGAAGAAATAAAAGGGGTAAAAGTATGTAAACAGGCTCATGCCAAATGGGAAGAAAGTTTTGATGAGAGAATCAATCCACATGGGAAAAAATATTACTGGCTAACAGGATATTTCAACAATATGGATGATTCTGAAGATGCTGATGAAACGGCATTGGCCAACGGATATATTTCTATTGTTCCGGTAAAGTTTGATCTTACAGCTTATGAATACATGAAAACATTAGAAGAAGTGATGACTTTTGAAGGGATAAAAGAAGCAAAATAA
- a CDS encoding lmo0937 family membrane protein: MKSLLWLVAVICIVVWLLGMLGIVPGMSTGYLIHVLLVIAIIVILYNIISGRKPLD, translated from the coding sequence ATGAAAAGTTTACTATGGTTAGTCGCAGTCATCTGCATCGTTGTTTGGCTACTGGGAATGTTAGGAATAGTTCCTGGAATGAGCACAGGTTATTTAATTCACGTTTTATTGGTTATTGCCATTATCGTTATTCTTTATAATATCATTTCTGGTAGAAAACCTCTCGACTAG